One genomic segment of Chelonia mydas isolate rCheMyd1 chromosome 1, rCheMyd1.pri.v2, whole genome shotgun sequence includes these proteins:
- the LIPT2 gene encoding putative lipoyltransferase 2, mitochondrial, which yields MRARPAVRLLRLGRLAYAESLAAQERCVGRQRAAAGPGPGPGPGAAGWLLLSEPAGPVYTRGLRGAPDPAAEERRLRALGAEFRRAARGGLLTFHGPGQLLAYPVLDLRRLGLSLRAYVGALEAAALGLCRRLGLPAAAARPPPYTGVWLRGRKLCAVGVHCGRHITSHGLALNCCTDLTWFDHIVPCGLEGTGVTSLSEELQRHVTVDEITEPFLDAFEEVFQCTLTSHEESMG from the exons ATGCGGGCCCGGCCGGCGGTGCGGCTGCTGCGGCTGGGCCGCCTGGCCTACGCGGAGTCGCTGGCGGCGCAGGAGCGCTGCGTGGGGCGGCAGCGggcggcggcggggccggggccggggccggggccgggcgcggcgggctggctgctgctctccGAGCCGGCGGGGCCCGTGTACACGCGCGGGCTGCGGGGCGCCCCGGACCCGGCGGCCGAGGAGCGGCGGCTGCGGGCGCTGGGCGCCGAGTTCCGGCGGGCGGCGCGCGGCGGGCTGCTCACCTTCCACGGCCCGGGCCAGCTGCTGGCCTACCCGGTGCTGGACCTGCGGCGCCTCGGCCTCTCGCTGCGCGCCTACGTCGGAGCGCTGGAGGCCGCGGCGCTGGGCCTCTGCCGCCGCCTGGGCctgcccgccgccgccgcccggccGCCGCCCTACACCGGCGTGTGGCTGCGGGGCCGCAAGCTCTGCGCCGTGG GTGTCCATTGTGGAAGGCATATAACCTCTCATGGTCTGGCACTGAACTGCTGCACAGACCTCACGTGGTTTGATCACATTGTTCCTTGTGGACTCGAAGGGACGGGTGTCACCTCCCTGAGCGAAGAACTCCAGAGACACGTCACAGTTGATGAAATCACTGAGCCTTTTCTGGACGCTTTTGAAGAAGTGTTTCAGTGCACCCTAACTTCCCATGAGGAATCTATGGGATAA